TATGTTAGCATTATAAGCGTTGATGCCTCTTATCCAATCCTTGCAAGGCATGATATCAAGCCTGATTATGTAATGTCGATTGAAAGAATAGAACCAACTTCTAGTTTTTTTGAAAAAAAACATCCAAATATTGATGACAATATACACTTTATTGTTGCCTCAGTTACACACAAGCAAACTATTAAAAATATCTTGCCAAGAAAACTAGTACTAACTATGAGACCTCAACAAGAGGAGTATATGTTTGGTCTAAAAAGATATGGATATTTGGGTGTGGGGCATAGTTGTGCAAACATGGCCTACCAGCTAGCCTATGTCTTAGGACATAAAAATATCGTTTTCATAGGACAGGATCTAGCATTTGGTAAAGATGGAGCAAGCCATGCAAAAGGTCACGCCTTTGCGCAAGCGGATGAAAATATATTTGTTAAAGCTTATGGCGGAGAGGGAGAGGTTAAAACAACATATGTTTGGACTCTATTTAAAAACCAGTTTGAAAATGACATCGCCCAATCAAGCTTAGAGAATATAAAATCATATAACTGTACCGAAGGTGGTGCTAGAATAGAAGGCACTATAGAAAAGCCATTTTTAGAAGTAATGTATGAACTTTGTAAAGACAAAGAGATTAAAAAACTACCTAATATAAAAAAAGATAGTGAAACGACAGTAAATAAAAACCTTTTAAAAGCTTATAAAGTCATACTTGCAAAAATAAAAGCTCAAAGTGAAGTCAAACAACAAATAGAAAAAGTCTTTTTAGAAGTAGTGCCTAGTATAGATAAATTGCTTGAGCTCAATAAAGAAAATAAAATAGAAAAAAAACATTTTGATGAGCTTCTTAAAATAACAAAAAAGATAGATAAACTAAAAGATGTAATCGCAAAACGTAATTATCAAAAATATGTAGATAATATATTGCAAATTTCAGTCTATTATCAAGAACTTGAGCTTGCAAAAATTTCTGTAGCGCCAAGTGACACAACTATCCAAAAAACTAATAAGCTTCTTATGTGGGTAAATATGCACAAATACTGGATGTTCTCTGCAGCTGGTGGTCTAAATGCTGACATCGAAGTTACTAAAAAAGCTTCAAAAACACTTGTTGCTGAGCTTAAAAAGAGAAAACTAATAACTAAAAATGAGATAGGAAAAGCGAAAGAAAATTTTATACTGAGTATATAAGCTAATTTGTAAGTAGAATTATTTTACTTACAGTTTTTTTATTTGGCTTACTAGTTTTAGTAAGCCTCTGTCACAATTATAAATTTATAACACAACCCATTATAAACCACTAGAGCAAAGACAAAATAGATACATTGCTATTTATTTTTAGTAGATAAAGCCCCAAAGTTAAACTCTGGGGCGTGGGTTTGCGTATTGTAAAAGCATTAACACTCTTAAGGCTTTGTTACTGCGACAAAGCCTCTATCTAAAACCTTAATGAAACTATTGTAGAAGCTTCATTACGTTTTGTTGTACGCTGTTTGCTTGACTCATAGCATAAGCACCTGATTGAGCTAGGATGTTATGTTTTGAGAAGTTAGCAGACTCGCTAGCAAAATCAACATCTCTGATTTGAGATTCTGCTGATTTTACGTTAACTTGAGTTACAGTGATGTTATTAACTGTAGCTTGAAGTTGGTTTTGAACTGAACCAAGGTCTGAACGAACTTGATCAAGTGTTTTTTGAGCAGACTCAGCGATACTCATAACAGCCATTGCACCGCGAAGTGTCATAACACCAGCAGATTGAGCTACTGATAAAGCTCCACTCATTCTTTGGAAGCCCATAGCTGTTGCTAGGGTTTTATCTATTTGTCCTCTTATATCTCTTAGAGATACTGATTGTTGAGCACCGCCATTAGCAGAGAATGCTAGCGATAGTTTAGCAACGCCACCAGCATTTAGCTTGATATCTCTACCATCAAGACGAACAAGGTTTAGTCTACCTACAAATCCAGTTAAAGATGTACCTTTAGCAGCTGCACCTTTACCGCCAAGACCCTTTGAGATGTCTTTACCAGAAGCTACGATAGCACGGCCATCACGGCTTGTTAGTACCATTTTACCTGTTTCAGCATCAACAGAAGCTTCAACACCAGTTTGATCTTTTACAGAGTTGATAGCATTTACAAGTGCACCGTTTGCATCATTTGCTTTAACTTCTAGATCGCCGATTTTAACGCCGTTGATTGTTAAAGACTGAATTAAACCACCGCCAATAGCAGCACTTGCTTTCCAAGTAACATCAGCTGTAGCTCTAACACCAGTTCTATCAGCAACTTTGTTGATGTTCTCGGCTAGAGCGCCAAGGCCTTTACCGATACCTGTTGAGATAGTAGCGCCTGTAACACCTACATCGTTTACACCATCAACGTTTAAGAATTTAAGGTTTACTTCACCCATAGCTGTAAGTAGTCTTGAACTCTCAAAACGTGTAAGACCGATCTTATCAGACGTAGTCGCACCAATACTTGCTTTAACAGTTTGGTTTGAGTAAGCACCTATTTGGAATTCTTTATTAGAGAATGTTCCGTTTAGTAGTTGCTGACCGTTAAATGAAGTAGTGTTACCGATATTGTCAAGCTCTTCCATTAGACGAACGATGTCAGCTTGCAATGCTTGGCGTGATTGAGTTGTTTGGCCGTCTTGAGCTGATTGAGTAGCTTTTGTCTTGATAGTATCAAGAATTTTTAGCTGCTCGTCCATAGCTTTATCGGCAACTTGAATGATACCAATAGCATCATTACCATTTGCAATAGCTTGACCTAAAGCTGAAGCTTGACTTCTTAAGCTATCTGCAATAGATAGACCTGAAGCATCATCTGCAGCTGTTTGAATCCTAAGACCTGAGCTAAGTTTGTTAAGTGACTTAGATAGGTCAGTGTTGTTGCTAACTGCGTTAGCGTGTGTGTTAAGTGCGTTTACGTTTGTGTTAATACGAAAACTCATTGTAAATCCTTTTAATTTTTTAGTTACGACTTCTTGTCGCACAAAAACTATATCGTGAAATTTTCTAAAAACTTTATAGGCATGAATGAAAAAATTTTTAAAAATTAACATGGATTTGATTTTCATGCCTTGATACTTTAAAAATTATTTTTGCTACAATTACGCCAAAAAAATTAAAGGCTATATATAATGAAAAGCTTAATCATCGTGGAATCTCCCGCAAAAGCAAAGACTATCAAAAATTTCCTAGACAAAAGCTACAACGTCATCGCCTCAAAAGGCCACATCAGAGATCTGCCAAAAACAAGCTTTGGTATCAAGATAGAAGATGATAAATTTACCCCAGAGTATCGCATCAGCAGCGATCACTCCGCCATCGTAAAAGAGATAAAAGAGCTCGCCAAAGGTGCTGATGAAATTTATCTCGCAACCGATGAGGATAGAGAGGGTGAGGCGATCGCGTTTCACATCGCAAATGCCATCGGCAAGGAGCCAACCAGCCTGCCTCGCATCGTCTTTCATGAGATCACCAAAAGCGCCATACAAAACGCTTTAAAAAGCCCAAGGCACGTCGATATGAATAGCGTCAATGCCCAGCAAACAAGGCGCTTGCTTGACCGCATCGTTGGCTACAAGCTAAGCCCACTTTTAAATTTAAAGATACAAAAAGGCTTAAGCGCTGGCAGGGTGCAAAGTGCGGCGCTAAAGATAATAGTTGACCGTGAGCGTGAAATTCAGGCGTTTAAACCGATTGAATACTACACCATTGACACCGTTTTTAAAAAAGACCTAGACGCTGAGCTAGTAAAATTTGAAAACCAAAAGATCGAAAAACTAACTATCCAAAATCCAGACCGCGCAAAATATATCATTGAAAATTTACAAAATGAGAAATTTAGCGTCCGAGAGATCGAGAGCAAGGATAGAAAGATCCAGCCAAGCCCGCCATTTATGACATCAACACTTCAGCAAAGCGCGAGCAACCGCCTTGGCTTTAGCCCTAAAAAGACGATGATGATCGCACAAAGCCTCTATGAAGGCGTACAAACAAACGAGGGCTTCATGGGTGCGATCACCTACATGAGAACAGACAGCCTAAATTTAGCTAAAGAGGCCGTCGCAGCCGCTAGAGAGCACATCCTTCAAAACTACGGCAAAGAGTATTTGCCAGCC
This genomic window from Campylobacter concisus contains:
- a CDS encoding motility associated factor glycosyltransferase family protein, translated to MNNKNDKASNKKAKPSKDNVSNIQNPIFQKNLQALFQQDEILAARLWSIAGNEDYEIFIGKDPIDINLINKHTFKYIYENPGADILKLLEDIESDYKRYPILFFYGLGNGVLYKALAKNETHQKIVVIEPEIEIIYLVLNVIDLSSELESGQIILFYSKFATYTHFYYLVTEAKLNSYAKTYDNLMIHMPFYDQFEEDYIRINKEITRAFSQIVVAHGNSIDDLLLGTRQNCENLVPMISNYCYTSLVKKRYGLMDTAIIVSTGPSLDKQLNTLKKFAPYVSIISVDASYPILARHDIKPDYVMSIERIEPTSSFFEKKHPNIDDNIHFIVASVTHKQTIKNILPRKLVLTMRPQQEEYMFGLKRYGYLGVGHSCANMAYQLAYVLGHKNIVFIGQDLAFGKDGASHAKGHAFAQADENIFVKAYGGEGEVKTTYVWTLFKNQFENDIAQSSLENIKSYNCTEGGARIEGTIEKPFLEVMYELCKDKEIKKLPNIKKDSETTVNKNLLKAYKVILAKIKAQSEVKQQIEKVFLEVVPSIDKLLELNKENKIEKKHFDELLKITKKIDKLKDVIAKRNYQKYVDNILQISVYYQELELAKISVAPSDTTIQKTNKLLMWVNMHKYWMFSAAGGLNADIEVTKKASKTLVAELKKRKLITKNEIGKAKENFILSI
- a CDS encoding flagellin B, with product MSFRINTNVNALNTHANAVSNNTDLSKSLNKLSSGLRIQTAADDASGLSIADSLRSQASALGQAIANGNDAIGIIQVADKAMDEQLKILDTIKTKATQSAQDGQTTQSRQALQADIVRLMEELDNIGNTTSFNGQQLLNGTFSNKEFQIGAYSNQTVKASIGATTSDKIGLTRFESSRLLTAMGEVNLKFLNVDGVNDVGVTGATISTGIGKGLGALAENINKVADRTGVRATADVTWKASAAIGGGLIQSLTINGVKIGDLEVKANDANGALVNAINSVKDQTGVEASVDAETGKMVLTSRDGRAIVASGKDISKGLGGKGAAAKGTSLTGFVGRLNLVRLDGRDIKLNAGGVAKLSLAFSANGGAQQSVSLRDIRGQIDKTLATAMGFQRMSGALSVAQSAGVMTLRGAMAVMSIAESAQKTLDQVRSDLGSVQNQLQATVNNITVTQVNVKSAESQIRDVDFASESANFSKHNILAQSGAYAMSQANSVQQNVMKLLQ